One genomic segment of Musa acuminata AAA Group cultivar baxijiao chromosome BXJ3-3, Cavendish_Baxijiao_AAA, whole genome shotgun sequence includes these proteins:
- the LOC103976975 gene encoding aspartyl protease family protein At5g10770 isoform X2: protein MTSAALLICSSVLFLSHCSSLANGEDAQSYHVVQNHNSRPEVVCSSSKGSNATALPLVHRHGPCSPFDDKKLLSLEEILLKDQLRVNYLWRSALKPSAKPQVDDSKASIPTEYGGRGYVITVGYGTPSQEQTVIMDTGSDLSWIKCKPRNVCYSQKEPIFDPSQSSSYAAIPCNSSDCSQLPSSCSSSCAYVIQYGSGPKRSGVYSYDRLTLSPNDVIEPFLFGCGTDNERLFLNAAGLVGLGRGKRSLVSQTSQVYQSVFSYCLPSTPSSTGFLKLGEPGDASNTVYTRMQTSSSFYFVDLIGISVGGQQLDISPSVFSSRGTIIDSGTTITRLPASAYGALRSAFRCYMSQYPAAPPTRVLDTCYDFSGYETITVPKVALLFDGVTMDLDISGILMHGCLAFTGYKGGRFGIIGNVQQQTFEVVYDLGNERIGFVPQACS, encoded by the exons ATGACTTCGGCTGCTCTCTTAATCTGCTCTTCTGTTCTGTTCCTGAGTCACTGTTCTTCCCTTGCTAACGGAGAAGACGCTCAGAGCTACCACGTGGTTCAAAATCATAATTCGAGGCCCGAAGTTGTCTGCTCCTCATCCAAGGG ATCTAACGCTACCGCCCTCCCGTTGGTGCATCGGCATGGACCCTGCTCCCCCTTCGACGACAAGAAACTGCTATCGCTAGAAGAGATTCTTCTGAAAGACCAGCTTCGAGTCAACTATCTCTGGCGAAGTGCCTTGAAGCCTTCCGCCAAGCCACAGGTCGATGATTCCAAGGCAAGCATCCCCACTGAGTACGGAGGACGGGGGTACGTGATCACAGTCGGCTATGGCACCCCCAGCCAAGAGCAGACTGTGATAATGGACACCGGAAGCGACCTGAGTTGGATCAAATGCAAACCACGCAACGTATGCTACTCGCAGAAGGAGCCGATCTTTGACCCATCCCAATCATCCTCCTACGCCGCGATTCCTTGCAACTCGTCGGACTGCAGTCAGCTCCCAAGCAGCTGCTCCAGCTCTTGCGCTTATGTCATCCAATACGGCAGTGGGCCGAAACGTTCAGGAGTCTACAGCTACGACAGACTGACGCTGTCGCCAAACGACGTGATCGAGCCCTTCCTCTTCGGGTGCGGCACCGACAACGAAAGGCTGTTCCTCAACGCCGCAGGGCTCGTGGGCCTCGGCCGCGGCAAGCGCTCTCTGGTGTCTCAAACGTCGCAAGTTTACCAGTCGGTCTTCTCCTACTGCCTTCCTTCGACTCCCAGCTCCACCGGGTTCCTGAAACTGGGCGAACCTGGTGACGCCTCCAACACCGTTTACACTCGAATGCAGACCAGCTCCAGCTTTTACTTCGTTGACCTGATCGGAATCAGTGTCGGTGGGCAGCAACTGGACATTTCGCCATCGGTTTTCTCGTCCCGTGGCACGATCATCGACTCCGGCACTACCATCACTCGCCTCCCGGCGTCGGCCTACGGAGCCCTGAGGTCTGCGTTCCGGTGCTACATGTCCCAGTACCCCGCTGCGCCTCCTACGCGAGTACTCGATACCTGTTATGACTTCAGCGGCTACGAGACCATAACAGTCCCGAAAGTAGCGCTGCTCTTCGATGGAGTCACAATGGATCTCGACATATCTGGGATCCTCATGCATGGCTGCTTGGCTTTTACTGGATATAAGGGCGGTAGGTTCGGTATCATCGGCAACGTGCAGCAGCAAACGTTTGAAGTGGTCTATGATCTAGGAAATGAGAGGATTGGATTTGTGCCGCAGGCATGCAGCTGA
- the LOC103976975 gene encoding aspartyl protease family protein At5g10770 isoform X3: MIVSSFSGSNATALPLVHRHGPCSPFDDKKLLSLEEILLKDQLRVNYLWRSALKPSAKPQVDDSKASIPTEYGGRGYVITVGYGTPSQEQTVIMDTGSDLSWIKCKPRNVCYSQKEPIFDPSQSSSYAAIPCNSSDCSQLPSSCSSSCAYVIQYGSGPKRSGVYSYDRLTLSPNDVIEPFLFGCGTDNERLFLNAAGLVGLGRGKRSLVSQTSQVYQSVFSYCLPSTPSSTGFLKLGEPGDASNTVYTRMQTSSSFYFVDLIGISVGGQQLDISPSVFSSRGTIIDSGTTITRLPASAYGALRSAFRCYMSQYPAAPPTRVLDTCYDFSGYETITVPKVALLFDGVTMDLDISGILMHGCLAFTGYKGGRFGIIGNVQQQTFEVVYDLGNERIGFVPQACS, translated from the coding sequence ATGATAGTTTCGTCGTTCTCTGGATCTAACGCTACCGCCCTCCCGTTGGTGCATCGGCATGGACCCTGCTCCCCCTTCGACGACAAGAAACTGCTATCGCTAGAAGAGATTCTTCTGAAAGACCAGCTTCGAGTCAACTATCTCTGGCGAAGTGCCTTGAAGCCTTCCGCCAAGCCACAGGTCGATGATTCCAAGGCAAGCATCCCCACTGAGTACGGAGGACGGGGGTACGTGATCACAGTCGGCTATGGCACCCCCAGCCAAGAGCAGACTGTGATAATGGACACCGGAAGCGACCTGAGTTGGATCAAATGCAAACCACGCAACGTATGCTACTCGCAGAAGGAGCCGATCTTTGACCCATCCCAATCATCCTCCTACGCCGCGATTCCTTGCAACTCGTCGGACTGCAGTCAGCTCCCAAGCAGCTGCTCCAGCTCTTGCGCTTATGTCATCCAATACGGCAGTGGGCCGAAACGTTCAGGAGTCTACAGCTACGACAGACTGACGCTGTCGCCAAACGACGTGATCGAGCCCTTCCTCTTCGGGTGCGGCACCGACAACGAAAGGCTGTTCCTCAACGCCGCAGGGCTCGTGGGCCTCGGCCGCGGCAAGCGCTCTCTGGTGTCTCAAACGTCGCAAGTTTACCAGTCGGTCTTCTCCTACTGCCTTCCTTCGACTCCCAGCTCCACCGGGTTCCTGAAACTGGGCGAACCTGGTGACGCCTCCAACACCGTTTACACTCGAATGCAGACCAGCTCCAGCTTTTACTTCGTTGACCTGATCGGAATCAGTGTCGGTGGGCAGCAACTGGACATTTCGCCATCGGTTTTCTCGTCCCGTGGCACGATCATCGACTCCGGCACTACCATCACTCGCCTCCCGGCGTCGGCCTACGGAGCCCTGAGGTCTGCGTTCCGGTGCTACATGTCCCAGTACCCCGCTGCGCCTCCTACGCGAGTACTCGATACCTGTTATGACTTCAGCGGCTACGAGACCATAACAGTCCCGAAAGTAGCGCTGCTCTTCGATGGAGTCACAATGGATCTCGACATATCTGGGATCCTCATGCATGGCTGCTTGGCTTTTACTGGATATAAGGGCGGTAGGTTCGGTATCATCGGCAACGTGCAGCAGCAAACGTTTGAAGTGGTCTATGATCTAGGAAATGAGAGGATTGGATTTGTGCCGCAGGCATGCAGCTGA
- the LOC103976975 gene encoding aspartyl protease family protein At5g10770 isoform X1, which translates to MTSAALLICSSVLFLSHCSSLANGEDAQSYHVVQNHNSRPEVVCSSSKVSSFSGSNATALPLVHRHGPCSPFDDKKLLSLEEILLKDQLRVNYLWRSALKPSAKPQVDDSKASIPTEYGGRGYVITVGYGTPSQEQTVIMDTGSDLSWIKCKPRNVCYSQKEPIFDPSQSSSYAAIPCNSSDCSQLPSSCSSSCAYVIQYGSGPKRSGVYSYDRLTLSPNDVIEPFLFGCGTDNERLFLNAAGLVGLGRGKRSLVSQTSQVYQSVFSYCLPSTPSSTGFLKLGEPGDASNTVYTRMQTSSSFYFVDLIGISVGGQQLDISPSVFSSRGTIIDSGTTITRLPASAYGALRSAFRCYMSQYPAAPPTRVLDTCYDFSGYETITVPKVALLFDGVTMDLDISGILMHGCLAFTGYKGGRFGIIGNVQQQTFEVVYDLGNERIGFVPQACS; encoded by the exons ATGACTTCGGCTGCTCTCTTAATCTGCTCTTCTGTTCTGTTCCTGAGTCACTGTTCTTCCCTTGCTAACGGAGAAGACGCTCAGAGCTACCACGTGGTTCAAAATCATAATTCGAGGCCCGAAGTTGTCTGCTCCTCATCCAAGG TTTCGTCGTTCTCTGGATCTAACGCTACCGCCCTCCCGTTGGTGCATCGGCATGGACCCTGCTCCCCCTTCGACGACAAGAAACTGCTATCGCTAGAAGAGATTCTTCTGAAAGACCAGCTTCGAGTCAACTATCTCTGGCGAAGTGCCTTGAAGCCTTCCGCCAAGCCACAGGTCGATGATTCCAAGGCAAGCATCCCCACTGAGTACGGAGGACGGGGGTACGTGATCACAGTCGGCTATGGCACCCCCAGCCAAGAGCAGACTGTGATAATGGACACCGGAAGCGACCTGAGTTGGATCAAATGCAAACCACGCAACGTATGCTACTCGCAGAAGGAGCCGATCTTTGACCCATCCCAATCATCCTCCTACGCCGCGATTCCTTGCAACTCGTCGGACTGCAGTCAGCTCCCAAGCAGCTGCTCCAGCTCTTGCGCTTATGTCATCCAATACGGCAGTGGGCCGAAACGTTCAGGAGTCTACAGCTACGACAGACTGACGCTGTCGCCAAACGACGTGATCGAGCCCTTCCTCTTCGGGTGCGGCACCGACAACGAAAGGCTGTTCCTCAACGCCGCAGGGCTCGTGGGCCTCGGCCGCGGCAAGCGCTCTCTGGTGTCTCAAACGTCGCAAGTTTACCAGTCGGTCTTCTCCTACTGCCTTCCTTCGACTCCCAGCTCCACCGGGTTCCTGAAACTGGGCGAACCTGGTGACGCCTCCAACACCGTTTACACTCGAATGCAGACCAGCTCCAGCTTTTACTTCGTTGACCTGATCGGAATCAGTGTCGGTGGGCAGCAACTGGACATTTCGCCATCGGTTTTCTCGTCCCGTGGCACGATCATCGACTCCGGCACTACCATCACTCGCCTCCCGGCGTCGGCCTACGGAGCCCTGAGGTCTGCGTTCCGGTGCTACATGTCCCAGTACCCCGCTGCGCCTCCTACGCGAGTACTCGATACCTGTTATGACTTCAGCGGCTACGAGACCATAACAGTCCCGAAAGTAGCGCTGCTCTTCGATGGAGTCACAATGGATCTCGACATATCTGGGATCCTCATGCATGGCTGCTTGGCTTTTACTGGATATAAGGGCGGTAGGTTCGGTATCATCGGCAACGTGCAGCAGCAAACGTTTGAAGTGGTCTATGATCTAGGAAATGAGAGGATTGGATTTGTGCCGCAGGCATGCAGCTGA
- the LOC103976977 gene encoding aspartyl protease family protein At5g10770-like, giving the protein MASATLLTCSCVLFLLLSYRSNLANGEVQGYHKVQRRYLNPGAVCSPLKGSNVSSIRLVSRYGPCSPFETKELPSLEQILLKDQLRVNYLLKGVVKSQLNDSMASIPAELQGGEYVIIVGYGTPSREQTVIMDTGSDLSWIQCQPCNVCYSQQEPIFDPSQSSSYAAIPCNSSDCSQPPSSCSSSCAYFIPYGDGSNSSGVYSYDRLTLSPNDVIEDFIFGCGTDNEGLFHDAAGLVGLGRDKQSLVSQTSQLYHSVFSYCLPSTSSNTGFLKLGEPGDASNTVYTGMLTSSNDPSYYFVDLIGISVAGEQLAISPSVFRSGGTILDSGTTITRLPPSAYDALRSAFQEHMSAYPPKPATGILDTCYDFSGHETITVPSIALQFGDGVTLDVNSSGILFHDCLAFSGKQVDGLGIIGNVQQRTFEVVYDVGNERIGFAPHACS; this is encoded by the exons ATGGCTTCAGCTACCCTCCTAACCTGCTCTTGTGTTCTGTTTCTGCTCCTAAGCTACCGTTCTAACCTTGCCAATGGAGAAGTACAGGGCTACCATAAGGTTCAAAGACGTTATTTGAATCCCGGAGCAGTCTGCTCCCCGCTCAAAG GATCCAACGTTTCCTCTATACGGTTGGTCAGTCGGTATGGACCCTGCTCCCCCTTCGAGACAAAGGAACTGCCATCACTTGAACAAATCCTTCTTAAAGACCAACTTCGAGTAAATTATCTCCTAAAGGGTGTCGTGAAGTCACAGCTCAATGATTCCATGGCAAGCATCCCCGCGGAGCTCCAAGGAGGGGAGTACGTGATCATCGTCGGCTATGGCACCCCCAGCCGAGAGCAGACTGTGATAATGGACACCGGAAGCGACCTGAGTTGGATCCAATGCCAACCATGCAACGTATGCTACTCGCAGCAGGAGCCGATCTTTGACCCATCCCAATCATCCTCCTACGCCGCGATCCCTTGCAACTCGTCGGACTGCAGTCAGCCCCCAAGCAGCTGCTCCAGCTCTTGCGCTTATTTCATCCCCTACGGCGATGGGTCGAACAGTTCAGGAGTCTACAGCTACGACAGACTAACGCTGTCGCCAAACGACGTGATCGAGGACTTCATCTTTGGGTGCGGCACCGACAACGAAGGGCTGTTCCACGACGCCGCAGGGCTCGTGGGTCTCGGCCGTGACAAGCAGTCTCTTGTGTCTCAGACGTCGCAACTTTACCACTCGGTCTTCTCCTACTGCCTTCCTTCGACTTCCAGCAACACGGGGTTCCTAAAACTGGGCGAACCTGGTGACGCCTCCAACACCGTTTACACTGGAATGCTGACCAGCTCCAATGATCCAAGCTACTACTTCGTTGACCTGATCGGAATCAGCGTGGCCGGGGAGCAGCTCGCCATTTCGCCATCGGTTTTTAGGTCCGGTGGCACGATATTGGACTCCGGCACTACGATCACTCGCCTCCCGCCGTCGGCCTACGATGCCCTGAGGTCGGCGTTCCAGGAGCACATGTCGGCATACCCTCCTAAGCCGGCTACTGGAATACTTGATACCTGTTATGACTTCAGCGGCCACGAGACCATAACAGTTCCCAGCATAGCACTGCAATTTGGTGATGGAGTCACCCTGGACGTCAACTCGTCTGGGATCCTCTTCCATGACTGCTTGGCATTTTCTGGTAAGCAAGTTGATGGCTTGGGGATCATTGGCAATGTGCAGCAGCGAACATTTGAAGTAGTCTACGATGTAGGAAATGAGAGAATTGGATTCGCGCCGCACGCTTGCAGCTGA
- the LOC135633094 gene encoding aspartyl protease family protein At5g10770-like, with protein sequence MASLACSSCRRCLHHLLLLLIFLALSRSSAYGKPPNMHVFSIHDLLPKSSCSSPEASDPSKLKVVHRHGPCSPFDDGRKVPHARLLDADQARVDSLHVRASAAAQVDKLRSSSAARIPARTGGSLGTGNYVVTVGFGTPLMDFSVVFDTGSDVTWIQCKPCNDCYAQQEPVFDPAQSSTYATLACNSADCGRLDSHSCSNASTCRYDVQYGDQSQTQGTFGRDTLSLSPSDVLPGFKFGCGDTNSGLFGRAAGLLGLGRGSVSLVSQASRKYGAVFSYCLPSTSSSTGYLTIGRGSRSSTKYTPMLTVPEMPSFYFVRLIAIKVGGKQLPISRMVFSTARTLMDSGTVITRLPPSAYAVLRSAFKQKMTQYPPAPALSILDTCYDFTGYTTVSVPTVALVFSGGATLSVDFTGILYVANVSQACLAFAGNDNADDLAIIANVQQRTYNVVYDVSKRKIGFGAKACS encoded by the exons ATGGCTTCTCTTGCTTGCTCTTCCTGCCGCCGttgcctccaccacctcctcctcctcctcatcttccttgCTCTTTCTCGTTCGTCAGCGTATGGAAAACCTCCAAATATGCATGTGTTCAGCATCCATGATTTGCTACCCAAGTCTTCGTGCTCTTCCCCAGAAG CTTCTGATCCGTCCAAGTTGAAGGTAGTCCATCGGCACGGTCCGTGCTCGCCGTTTGACGACGGTCGGAAGGTGCCCCATGCCCGACTTCTCGACGCCGACCAAGCCCGAGTCGACTCGCTTCATGTCCGGGCCTCTGCTGCTGCTCAGGTCGACAAGCTGCGCAGCTCGTCGGCGGCAAGGATCCCCGCCCGCACCGGTGGCTCCCTCGGCACCGGCAACTACGTGGTCACGGTCGGCTTCGGCACCCCCCTCATGGACTTCTCCGTCGTCTTCGACACCGGCAGCGATGTGACGTGGATCCAGTGCAAGCCATGCAACGACTGCTACGCGCAGCAGGAGCCGGTGTTCGACCCGGCCCAGTCCTCCACGTACGCCACTCTGGCCTGCAACTCCGCCGACTGCGGCCGGCTCGACTCGCACAGCTGCTCCAACGCGTCCACCTGCCGCTACGACGTCCAGTACGGCGACCAGTCGCAGACGCAGGGCACCTTTGGCCGCGACACTCTCTCGTTGTCGCCCTCCGACGTGCTGCCCGGCTTCAAGTTCGGCTGCGGCGACACCAACAGCGGGCTGTTCGGCAGGGCCGCCGGGCTCCTCGGCCTCGGCCGTGGAAGCGTGTCGTTGGTGTCGCAGGCGTCGCGGAAGTACGGCGCGGTGTTCTCCTACTGCCTGCCCTCGACGTCGAGCTCGACCGGCTATCTAACCATCGGTCGTGGCTCGCGGTCGAGCACCAAGTACACGCCCATGCTGACGGTGCCGGAAATGCCATCGTTCTACTTCGTGAGGTTGATAGCCATCAAGGTGGGCGGCAAACAGCTGCCCATCTCGAGGATGGTGTTCTCGACCGCTAGGACGCTGATGGACTCCGGCACGGTGATCACGCGGCTGCCACCGTCGGCGTACGCCGTCCTGCGGTCGGCGTTCAAGCAGAAGATGACACAGTACCCGCCCGCGCCGGCGTTGTCGATACTGGACACGTGCTACGACTTCACGGGGTACACGACGGTGTCGGTGCCGACTGTGGCGCTCGTGTTCAGCGGCGGGGCTACGCTTAGCGTCGACTTCACCGGGATTCTTTACGTGGCGAACGTGTCGCAGGCTTGCCTGGCCTTCGCTGGAAACGACAACGCCGACGACCTGGCCATCATTGCCAACGTGCAGCAGAGAACGTACAACGTGGTGTATGACGTCTCCAAGAGGAAGATTGGATTTGGGGCCAAAGCTTGCAGCTGA